In a genomic window of Rhopalosiphum maidis isolate BTI-1 chromosome 4, ASM367621v3, whole genome shotgun sequence:
- the LOC113549871 gene encoding odorant receptor 46a-like, with product MYLFILVSLTPRSDTALNLIKIGSSVAYIASRLFIYCYLFENINIQRELVNFSIYSCNWTKMDLKFKKLLLFTMRMNDANQMVIKASPKKIINLQLFANIISTSFNMVPVLLKITNSENHKSQET from the exons ATGTACTTATTCATTttg GTCAGCTTGACACCGAGATCGGATACCGCCCTAAACTTAATCAAAATCGGCTCATCAGTTGCCTATATTGCTTCAaggttattcatttattgttatctatttgaaaatataaacatacaa agAGAATTAGTCAACTTTAGCATATACTCTTGTAATTGGACGAAGATGGATTTAAAATTCAAgaagttgttattatttacaatgcgAATGAATGATGCGAATCAAATGGTGATAAAAGCTTcgccaaaaaaaattatcaacttaCAACTATTCgctaat ATTATATCAACGTCCTTCAACATGGTCCccgttttattgaaaatcactAACTCAGAAAATCACAAGTCACAAGAGacttaa